Proteins from a single region of Effusibacillus lacus:
- a CDS encoding Lrp/AsnC family transcriptional regulator, giving the protein MDSSLKLQILNLLEENSRLSHEDIASMLGVDPAEVTRWIKEMEQDKIILRYSTVINWDKVDTHKVTAVIDVKVTPQREVGFDAIAERIYRFPEVKSVSLMSGAYDLQVVIEGMHLKEVANFVAEKLSTIEHVNSTTTHFLLKTYKSNGVIFDDHEDDQRLVITP; this is encoded by the coding sequence ATGGACTCAAGTCTGAAACTGCAGATTCTGAACCTGCTGGAGGAAAATTCCCGGTTGTCGCATGAAGATATCGCTTCCATGCTGGGAGTGGATCCGGCTGAAGTCACCCGGTGGATCAAGGAAATGGAACAGGACAAAATCATTTTGCGGTACTCCACGGTCATTAACTGGGATAAAGTGGACACGCATAAAGTGACCGCTGTCATTGACGTAAAGGTAACGCCCCAGCGGGAAGTCGGTTTTGACGCCATTGCGGAAAGGATCTACCGATTCCCGGAAGTCAAGTCGGTGTCACTGATGTCAGGCGCTTATGACCTGCAGGTCGTCATCGAGGGCATGCATTTGAAAGAGGTGGCCAACTTCGTGGCAGAAAAACTGTCCACAATTGAGCACGTGAACTCCACCACCACCCATTTCTTGTTGAAAACCTACAAGTCAAACGGTGTCATCTTTGATGATCACGAAGACGACCAGCGGCTGGTGATCACCCCGTGA
- a CDS encoding antibiotic biosynthesis monooxygenase family protein, translating to MSKISKTPQPPYYAVIFTSERTEGDKGYGQMADKMVELAFQQPGFWGVESVRDNTGLEITVSYWESLEAIKNWKENALHKVVQDKGKTVWYKRFALRVSKVERDNFFEM from the coding sequence ATGAGCAAAATTTCCAAAACACCGCAACCACCGTATTATGCGGTTATCTTTACGTCTGAGCGGACGGAAGGCGACAAGGGATACGGACAAATGGCTGACAAGATGGTAGAGTTGGCGTTTCAACAACCTGGTTTTTGGGGGGTGGAAAGTGTTCGTGACAATACCGGACTCGAAATCACTGTCTCTTATTGGGAGTCCTTAGAGGCAATCAAGAATTGGAAAGAGAACGCATTACATAAAGTGGTGCAGGATAAGGGAAAGACGGTATGGTACAAACGATTTGCCTTAAGAGTTTCCAAGGTTGAAAGAGATAATTTTTTTGAAATGTAA
- a CDS encoding aminotransferase class I/II-fold pyridoxal phosphate-dependent enzyme produces the protein MKSLYDRLSPVVRDIPPSGIRRFFDLANQMEDVISLGVGEPDFVTPWHVREACFYSLERGYTTYTSNKGLPELREAIADYLCSFQLAYDPEELVVTVGGSEAIDLAMRTLLCPGDEVLIPEPAYVSYNPCTTLAGGVPVGVPTFAEDEFRLTPENLRKRITPRSKVLILCYPSNPTGAVMSKADLQAIADVVLEHDLFVISDEIYAELTYDGHHASIASLPGMKERTVLISGMSKAFAMTGWRIGYAAAPPEILNLMLKIHQYTILCAPIMGQKAALEALRHGHAEKDKMIDRYNQRRRMIVKGFREIGLACHEPKGAFYAFPDIRSTGLSSEEFAERLLHHSRVAVVPGNVFGQGGEGFVRCSYATSIEQIQKAIERIGNFVRSLGGIK, from the coding sequence GTGAAGTCCCTCTATGACCGTCTGTCTCCCGTCGTCAGGGACATTCCTCCTTCCGGCATTCGCCGTTTTTTTGACCTGGCCAATCAGATGGAGGATGTCATCTCCCTGGGTGTCGGGGAACCTGACTTTGTAACGCCCTGGCATGTCCGGGAAGCCTGCTTTTACTCGCTGGAACGGGGGTACACTACCTACACGTCCAACAAAGGACTTCCAGAATTGAGAGAAGCAATTGCCGACTATCTTTGCAGTTTCCAGCTTGCCTATGACCCGGAAGAACTTGTGGTCACGGTGGGCGGCAGCGAGGCGATTGACCTTGCCATGCGGACGTTGTTGTGTCCGGGGGACGAAGTGTTGATCCCGGAACCGGCTTATGTTTCCTACAATCCTTGTACCACTCTCGCGGGTGGAGTGCCCGTTGGAGTTCCCACTTTTGCGGAAGACGAGTTCCGATTAACCCCGGAGAACCTGCGGAAACGAATCACCCCGCGCTCCAAGGTCCTGATCCTGTGCTACCCGAGCAACCCGACAGGCGCCGTCATGTCGAAAGCAGATCTCCAAGCGATAGCCGATGTGGTGCTGGAGCACGACCTGTTTGTGATTTCAGATGAGATCTATGCGGAGCTGACCTATGACGGTCATCACGCAAGTATTGCCTCGCTGCCGGGAATGAAGGAAAGAACCGTGCTGATCAGCGGGATGTCCAAAGCATTTGCGATGACCGGATGGCGAATCGGCTATGCGGCCGCTCCCCCGGAAATCCTGAACCTGATGCTGAAGATCCATCAATATACCATTCTCTGCGCTCCGATCATGGGTCAGAAGGCAGCGTTGGAAGCTCTTCGCCACGGTCATGCGGAGAAGGACAAAATGATAGACCGTTACAACCAGCGCCGCCGTATGATCGTAAAGGGATTTCGTGAGATAGGTCTGGCCTGTCACGAACCAAAAGGCGCATTCTACGCATTCCCCGATATTCGTTCGACCGGCTTGAGTTCGGAAGAATTTGCCGAGCGATTGCTTCACCACAGCCGGGTCGCGGTAGTTCCCGGCAACGTATTCGGCCAGGGCGGAGAAGGGTTTGTCCGCTGCTCCTATGCGACTTCCATCGAGCAGATTCAGAAGGCGATTGAACGGATTGGGAATTTTGTGAGAAGCCTGGGAGGGATCAAATGA